From one Idiomarina sp. X4 genomic stretch:
- the lptA gene encoding lipopolysaccharide transport periplasmic protein LptA encodes MLKRFSSLSLSFFVLIALPLTAMAQGKADFKKPMEVESSHEQFDIKNNKLVLTDNVVIRQGTLLIKADRLEASASESGEQADTFIAEGSPATYTQTLENGNDISAQANKITYFQVEQRLELSGDAKISQGTSSSSGDTIVYDLAAQTISASSSDADNGRVITIFTPKTKDDKTDNENP; translated from the coding sequence ATGTTAAAACGGTTTTCCAGCCTAAGTCTTAGCTTTTTTGTGCTTATCGCATTGCCTTTGACGGCGATGGCGCAAGGAAAGGCTGACTTTAAAAAGCCGATGGAAGTCGAGTCAAGCCATGAGCAATTCGACATAAAAAACAATAAGTTAGTACTTACTGACAATGTTGTTATCCGTCAGGGCACACTACTTATTAAGGCGGACCGACTCGAAGCCTCTGCCAGCGAAAGCGGCGAGCAGGCGGACACCTTTATTGCAGAAGGTTCACCGGCAACCTACACGCAGACCCTGGAAAACGGCAACGATATTAGCGCTCAGGCAAATAAAATAACCTACTTCCAAGTCGAACAACGTCTCGAGCTCAGCGGGGACGCGAAAATCTCTCAGGGCACAAGCAGTTCAAGCGGTGATACGATCGTCTACGACTTAGCCGCACAGACGATCTCTGCAAGCAGCTCTGATGCCGATAACGGGCGCGTAATTACGATATTTACGCCGAAAACAAAAGACGACAAAACCGACAACGAGAACCCTTAA
- the lptB gene encoding LPS export ABC transporter ATP-binding protein produces MATLRVKHLAKSFKRRQVVKDVSLEVSQGQIIGLLGPNGAGKTTTFYMIVGLINSDKGQILLDKDDLTSLPMHERARRGIGYLPQEASIFRKLTVRDNLMAILETRKELSADAREEQLDSLLEEFNIGHIANSLGMSLSGGERRRVEIARALAAEPTFILLDEPFAGVDPISVIDIKKIVEHLKQRGIGVLITDHNVRETLSVCEHAYIVSHGELIASGDAESILSNQQVKDVYLGEQFTL; encoded by the coding sequence ATGGCCACCTTACGAGTCAAACATCTTGCCAAAAGCTTTAAGCGTCGTCAGGTTGTAAAGGACGTTAGCCTGGAGGTCAGTCAGGGCCAGATTATTGGGCTCTTAGGGCCCAATGGTGCGGGGAAAACAACGACGTTTTATATGATTGTCGGCTTAATCAACAGCGACAAAGGCCAGATTTTACTAGACAAAGACGACCTAACGTCTCTGCCAATGCATGAGCGTGCTCGCCGCGGAATTGGTTATCTACCGCAAGAAGCATCGATTTTCAGAAAGCTGACCGTGCGCGATAACCTGATGGCGATATTAGAAACCCGTAAAGAGCTTTCAGCGGACGCTCGCGAAGAACAGCTCGACTCGCTTCTTGAAGAGTTCAATATTGGTCATATTGCGAACAGTCTGGGGATGAGCTTATCCGGCGGTGAGAGACGTCGTGTCGAAATTGCCCGCGCCCTTGCCGCAGAGCCCACGTTTATTCTTCTGGATGAGCCCTTTGCAGGCGTCGACCCAATTTCGGTTATCGACATTAAGAAAATTGTTGAACATTTAAAGCAGCGTGGTATTGGTGTACTTATTACAGACCACAATGTCAGAGAAACCTTGTCCGTTTGTGAGCATGCGTACATTGTTAGTCACGGAGAACTTATTGCCAGCGGAGATGCAGAAAGTATATTATCGAATCAACAGGTTAAAGATGTTTACCTCGGTGAGCAGTTCACCCTTTAA
- a CDS encoding RNA polymerase factor sigma-54: MRQSLQLKIGQQLTMTPQLQQAIRLLQLSSLDLQAEIQDALDNNPLLEVESEQPHDGDSTDSPHSSNKDDSQRETSDVIKTQEMPEDLPVDSTWDDTYSSSTPATGAASNGKSYDGDYEVYQGSTSESLQDHLIWQMQLSHFSEEDTAIGEAIIEAIDDNGYLTTNIEDIIESVRLPEVGEEEVCMVLKRIQHFDPVGVGARTVSECLAIQLRQLDDSTPFKLAAITLVSEHMDLLGNRDFRNIQKKLKLTENDLREVMRLIQQMHPHPGEQVAQQEVEYVIPDVAVMKKNGRWVVELNPDSVPKLKVNEEYAALSKAAKSSADSQYIKNHTQEARWFIKSLESRNETLLKVANCIVQRQQGFFEYGEEAMKPMVLNDVAEAVEMHESTISRVTTQKFLHCPRGIFELKYFFSSHVSTEGGGECSSTAIRALIKKLVAAENRSKPLSDSKIAELIAEQGIKVARRTIAKYRESLNIPSSSQRKSLL; the protein is encoded by the coding sequence ATGAGACAAAGTCTGCAGCTAAAAATTGGTCAGCAACTGACCATGACGCCTCAGTTACAACAAGCGATACGCTTGCTGCAGCTTTCTTCGCTCGACTTACAGGCTGAAATTCAGGACGCGCTGGACAATAACCCGTTACTGGAAGTTGAAAGCGAACAACCTCATGACGGTGACAGCACCGACTCCCCTCATTCGTCAAATAAAGACGACAGTCAGCGTGAAACCTCCGATGTTATAAAAACTCAGGAAATGCCAGAAGACCTCCCTGTGGACAGCACATGGGATGATACCTATTCATCGTCGACTCCTGCTACCGGAGCGGCCTCAAACGGCAAATCCTACGACGGTGACTATGAGGTGTACCAAGGCTCAACGAGCGAGTCTTTGCAAGACCATCTGATTTGGCAAATGCAACTGTCGCACTTTTCTGAAGAAGACACTGCGATTGGCGAAGCCATTATCGAAGCCATTGACGACAATGGTTATTTAACAACGAATATTGAAGACATTATTGAGTCTGTGCGCTTACCCGAGGTTGGCGAAGAAGAAGTCTGCATGGTACTCAAGCGCATCCAACACTTTGACCCAGTCGGTGTCGGCGCACGTACCGTCAGCGAGTGCCTGGCGATTCAATTACGACAACTGGACGACAGCACGCCGTTTAAGCTCGCTGCTATCACTCTGGTTAGCGAGCATATGGACTTGCTGGGCAACCGAGACTTCCGCAATATCCAGAAAAAGCTCAAATTAACCGAAAATGACTTACGTGAAGTCATGCGGCTGATTCAGCAAATGCACCCGCACCCGGGCGAACAAGTTGCTCAACAAGAAGTTGAGTACGTGATTCCTGACGTTGCGGTCATGAAAAAGAATGGTCGCTGGGTGGTCGAATTAAACCCGGATAGCGTACCTAAATTAAAGGTCAATGAAGAATACGCGGCACTGAGTAAAGCGGCGAAGTCCTCGGCAGACAGTCAGTACATTAAAAACCATACACAGGAAGCGCGTTGGTTTATTAAAAGTCTGGAGAGTCGCAATGAAACGCTGTTGAAAGTTGCCAACTGTATTGTTCAGCGCCAGCAGGGCTTTTTTGAGTACGGTGAAGAGGCCATGAAACCAATGGTACTCAATGATGTCGCTGAAGCCGTGGAAATGCATGAAAGCACCATTTCACGGGTAACAACGCAGAAGTTTCTGCACTGCCCACGAGGCATTTTTGAATTAAAATACTTTTTCTCTAGCCATGTCAGTACAGAAGGTGGAGGTGAGTGTTCAAGTACCGCAATACGTGCTTTAATTAAGAAGTTAGTCGCTGCAGAAAACCGTAGCAAACCATTAAGCGACAGCAAAATCGCTGAACTGATAGCCGAGCAAGGCATCAAAGTAGCGAGGAGGACAATTGCGAAGTACCGGGAATCACTGAATATTCCCTCATCGAGTCAACGCAAGAGTCTTTTATAA
- a CDS encoding KpsF/GutQ family sugar-phosphate isomerase, translated as MKQVTQNFRQLGQQVLDIEKQAIEGLYEYLDDNFDAACQTLFNCKGRVIVTGMGKSGHIGGKIAATLASTGTPSFFVHPGEASHGDLGMVAAQDVVIAISNSGETSEVLNILPVIKRLGVPLIAMTGKPESTLARLADTHVCIAVAQEACPLGLAPTASTTATLVMGDALAVALLNARGFTADDFALSHPGGSLGKRLLLRLHDIMHTGERIPLVSETDIIRDALLEMSRKGLGMTAITDTQGRLAGIFTDGDLRRILDNQVDVHSTSIADVMTRSCTTANADMLAAEALKLMQDRKINGLIITDHEGRPCGAMNMHDLLQAGVL; from the coding sequence ATGAAGCAAGTGACCCAGAACTTTCGCCAACTAGGGCAGCAAGTCCTGGATATTGAGAAGCAAGCCATTGAAGGGCTTTATGAGTACCTCGATGATAACTTCGATGCGGCCTGTCAGACATTATTTAACTGCAAAGGCCGGGTTATTGTGACCGGTATGGGTAAATCAGGGCACATTGGCGGGAAAATAGCTGCCACATTGGCATCAACAGGAACACCATCGTTCTTCGTGCACCCAGGCGAAGCCAGTCACGGCGACTTAGGCATGGTTGCGGCTCAAGATGTGGTTATTGCTATTTCAAACAGTGGTGAAACGTCAGAGGTTCTGAACATTTTACCGGTGATTAAACGCCTTGGTGTGCCACTGATTGCAATGACAGGCAAGCCTGAGTCCACTCTGGCTCGGCTTGCAGATACCCACGTGTGCATTGCAGTCGCACAGGAAGCCTGTCCATTAGGTTTAGCACCAACAGCGTCCACTACCGCAACATTGGTCATGGGAGACGCTTTAGCCGTCGCACTCCTGAATGCGCGAGGTTTTACTGCCGACGACTTTGCTTTGTCTCATCCAGGTGGCTCACTAGGAAAGCGCTTATTACTGCGCCTGCACGACATTATGCACACTGGCGAACGTATTCCACTAGTGTCAGAAACCGATATTATTCGTGACGCCTTATTAGAGATGTCTCGTAAAGGCCTGGGCATGACCGCAATTACAGATACCCAGGGCCGGTTGGCCGGTATTTTTACCGATGGTGATTTACGCCGTATTCTGGATAATCAAGTCGATGTGCACAGTACCTCTATTGCTGATGTTATGACGCGTTCATGCACGACCGCGAATGCGGACATGCTGGCTGCCGAAGCATTAAAGCTAATGCAAGATCGCAAAATAAACGGACTGATTATTACCGACCATGAAGGTCGCCCTTGTGGCGCAATGAATATGCATGACTTACTGCAAGCGGGGGTTCTGTAA
- a CDS encoding STAS domain-containing protein codes for MSTTEASVSRTEDNVIAFKGSLTRNSVPVLWKTRGRWLGDELVSVDVSQVEVIDTAGVAFLLEVMKATQGTNAPLKCIGASEQLKQIASVSGVESLLSLS; via the coding sequence ATGAGTACGACAGAGGCATCGGTGAGTCGAACAGAAGACAATGTTATTGCCTTTAAAGGCTCGCTGACGCGCAACAGCGTCCCGGTTTTATGGAAGACCCGCGGACGGTGGCTTGGCGATGAGTTAGTGTCTGTCGACGTCAGCCAGGTTGAGGTTATTGATACTGCCGGTGTTGCGTTTCTACTGGAAGTAATGAAAGCAACGCAAGGTACTAATGCGCCACTAAAATGCATCGGTGCCTCTGAACAATTAAAGCAAATTGCCTCAGTCAGTGGCGTTGAGTCTCTGCTTTCGTTAAGCTAG
- the kdsC gene encoding 3-deoxy-manno-octulosonate-8-phosphatase KdsC — protein sequence MECINTWYGDIEKQLFERFSQVRLLILDVDGVFSDGRIYLGNDGEELKAFHTRDGFGMKALKNAGIQTAVITGRQSSIVERRMQHLDVSDIYQGQVDKTQAFNELLTHHSVNAEQTAYVGDDTPDLPLIQQAGIGVAVKDAHPSIQQQAQYITRCAGGFGAVREVCDLIMLSQGLLHDAKGASV from the coding sequence ATGGAGTGTATTAATACCTGGTATGGGGACATTGAAAAACAATTGTTTGAGCGTTTCTCACAGGTTCGGCTGTTAATTCTCGACGTCGATGGTGTTTTTTCGGACGGTCGAATATACCTTGGCAACGATGGTGAAGAGCTGAAAGCTTTCCACACTCGGGACGGCTTTGGTATGAAAGCACTTAAGAATGCGGGCATACAGACAGCCGTCATCACCGGTCGCCAATCCAGCATCGTTGAACGTCGGATGCAGCATTTAGACGTGTCTGACATCTATCAGGGACAAGTCGACAAAACCCAGGCATTTAATGAGCTTCTGACTCATCACAGCGTGAATGCTGAACAGACTGCCTATGTCGGAGACGACACACCCGATCTTCCGCTGATACAGCAGGCCGGCATTGGTGTTGCAGTAAAAGACGCGCACCCTTCTATTCAGCAGCAAGCTCAATACATTACCCGCTGTGCCGGTGGCTTTGGCGCGGTTCGTGAGGTGTGTGACTTGATTATGTTAAGCCAGGGGCTTTTGCATGACGCCAAAGGAGCCAGTGTGTGA
- a CDS encoding TetR/AcrR family transcriptional regulator has product MQTQNDSQNKVGRPSNKALILDAADSLVASEGASHLTFDALSQKTGISKGGLLYHFANKDALLQAMLQRRVERFESLRKEHLKRLDSDPNKAPKSILLAALDTDAECARLGSGMLAAAASNPELLEPLKRHVNDTIKQMEQHLGEQVGRMLFYSVHGARLFEQLNLCEQCVTEREQFAEYLLNQIDKLTETHTGN; this is encoded by the coding sequence ATGCAAACCCAAAATGATTCTCAGAACAAAGTTGGTCGCCCCAGTAACAAAGCGCTGATTTTGGATGCTGCGGATAGCTTAGTTGCTAGTGAGGGAGCTTCACACCTGACGTTTGATGCGTTGAGTCAGAAAACCGGTATCAGTAAAGGCGGTTTGCTTTACCACTTCGCCAATAAAGACGCTTTGCTTCAAGCCATGTTGCAGCGTCGTGTTGAGCGTTTTGAGTCGTTGAGAAAAGAGCATCTCAAGCGTCTTGATAGTGACCCAAATAAAGCCCCCAAGAGTATATTACTGGCCGCTTTGGATACGGATGCTGAGTGCGCCCGTTTAGGAAGTGGAATGCTGGCAGCTGCAGCGAGCAACCCTGAATTGCTGGAACCGTTAAAGCGCCATGTTAACGACACCATAAAGCAGATGGAACAGCATTTGGGCGAGCAAGTCGGACGAATGCTTTTTTACTCGGTGCATGGCGCCCGATTGTTCGAGCAATTGAACTTATGCGAGCAGTGTGTAACTGAAAGAGAGCAATTTGCGGAATATTTACTGAATCAAATCGATAAATTAACGGAAACCCACACCGGTAACTGA
- the mlaE gene encoding lipid asymmetry maintenance ABC transporter permease subunit MlaE has translation MIQFLENVGRRVLDSVAGIGFALAMFVSAIVGKPQPRKSWPLFIKQMYVVGVLSMVIIIVSGLFIGMVLGLQGYTILVDYGAEQSLGPMVALSLLRELGPVVTGLLFAGRAGSALTAEIGLMKATEQLSSLEMMAVDPLRRVIAPRFWAGLISMPLLALMFSAVGIYGGYLVGSGWLGVDEGAFWSVMQSAVDWQDDLLNGVIKSIVFAFVVTWIALYKGYRAVPTSAGISAATTSTVVTASLAVLGLDFILTAIMFGG, from the coding sequence ATGATCCAGTTTTTAGAGAATGTCGGTCGTCGTGTATTAGATAGCGTGGCGGGTATTGGTTTTGCTTTAGCTATGTTTGTCAGCGCTATTGTTGGTAAGCCTCAACCGCGCAAATCTTGGCCGCTTTTCATTAAGCAGATGTATGTCGTTGGCGTGTTGTCAATGGTCATTATTATTGTCAGTGGATTGTTTATTGGCATGGTTTTAGGGCTTCAAGGCTACACGATATTAGTCGATTATGGGGCCGAACAGAGTTTAGGGCCAATGGTCGCACTCTCATTGTTGCGTGAATTAGGACCGGTTGTTACTGGTCTGTTGTTCGCTGGCCGAGCCGGCTCAGCGTTGACCGCAGAAATAGGGTTAATGAAGGCCACGGAACAGTTATCGAGCTTAGAAATGATGGCTGTTGATCCATTACGACGAGTTATCGCGCCGCGTTTCTGGGCCGGTTTAATTAGTATGCCGTTACTGGCACTTATGTTCTCAGCAGTCGGCATTTATGGCGGCTACTTAGTAGGCTCGGGTTGGCTTGGCGTTGACGAAGGTGCGTTTTGGTCTGTCATGCAGTCAGCTGTCGATTGGCAGGATGACTTATTAAACGGTGTCATCAAGTCCATTGTTTTTGCTTTTGTTGTTACCTGGATCGCCCTCTACAAAGGGTATCGGGCAGTGCCAACATCTGCAGGTATTAGTGCAGCGACAACCTCAACCGTTGTGACTGCGTCCTTAGCCGTTTTAGGTCTAGACTTTATTCTTACAGCTATCATGTTTGGTGGGTAA
- a CDS encoding MlaC/ttg2D family ABC transporter substrate-binding protein: MSFKKWLLALVAMVVVSSAANAELIRNDDPHELLKEVAEVTFERIENERAKIDEDPNYLKVIVKEELMPYVDSLYASKKVLGRYLRDTTQEQREAFYRAFYDYLVATYARAFTQYDESKHTVSFEPAADLPDDARTAVVKTRVKEAGRPEIRLDFRIRYDRDEDIWKAYDLVVEGISLLNSKQSEISAVIRSNGIDKTIELIEQKAQEPIKADEEIDNPAEGI, encoded by the coding sequence ATGTCATTTAAAAAGTGGCTGCTAGCGCTTGTCGCCATGGTGGTTGTGAGCTCAGCAGCAAATGCGGAACTTATTCGTAATGACGACCCGCATGAACTCTTAAAAGAAGTGGCTGAAGTCACTTTTGAACGGATTGAAAACGAGCGAGCTAAAATTGACGAAGATCCAAATTACTTAAAGGTCATTGTGAAAGAGGAGCTCATGCCTTATGTGGATAGCCTGTATGCATCTAAAAAAGTGCTTGGCCGCTACTTAAGAGACACCACACAAGAGCAACGAGAAGCCTTTTATCGTGCTTTTTACGACTATTTAGTGGCGACGTATGCGAGAGCTTTTACTCAGTACGATGAGAGCAAACACACGGTATCTTTTGAGCCCGCAGCAGATCTTCCGGATGATGCACGGACGGCGGTTGTAAAAACGCGAGTTAAAGAAGCGGGTCGCCCTGAGATTCGTTTGGACTTTCGTATTCGTTATGATCGGGATGAAGATATCTGGAAAGCTTATGATTTAGTGGTCGAAGGTATTAGCTTGTTAAACAGCAAGCAAAGTGAAATTTCGGCGGTGATTCGTTCAAACGGCATTGATAAAACGATTGAGCTTATTGAACAAAAAGCTCAAGAGCCTATCAAAGCTGACGAAGAAATTGATAATCCAGCTGAGGGAATATAA
- the ptsN gene encoding PTS IIA-like nitrogen regulatory protein PtsN — protein sequence MQISELLSPDCTRCAVEGASKKRLLETISQIVAPKLSGITRHDIFESLVNRERLGSTGIGLGIAIPHGRLAKASHPVAVLLTLDEPIEFDAIDNQPVDIIFALLVPESEHENHLQTLAAVARRMNDKDCTRALRNAESDNALYQLFIGEGEDKPCN from the coding sequence ATGCAAATAAGTGAGTTGTTAAGCCCCGACTGCACCAGGTGTGCAGTCGAGGGTGCAAGTAAAAAGCGGTTATTAGAAACCATTAGCCAAATTGTCGCGCCAAAACTGTCAGGCATTACTCGTCATGACATTTTTGAAAGCTTGGTTAACCGTGAACGCTTAGGAAGTACCGGTATTGGTTTAGGTATTGCTATTCCTCATGGGCGACTCGCTAAAGCCAGCCATCCGGTTGCGGTGTTATTGACGTTAGACGAGCCAATCGAGTTTGACGCGATTGATAACCAACCTGTGGACATTATTTTTGCGCTGTTAGTGCCAGAGTCAGAGCATGAAAATCATTTGCAGACATTAGCAGCCGTTGCCCGTCGCATGAATGACAAAGACTGCACCCGCGCGCTTCGGAACGCTGAAAGTGACAACGCACTTTATCAATTATTTATTGGGGAAGGTGAAGATAAGCCATGCAACTGA
- the hpf gene encoding ribosome hibernation promoting factor yields MQINLTGHHIDITESLREYVDTKFAKLERHFDHITNVHVILNVEKTNQKAEATVHLNGGEIFADSVHDDMYAAIDGLIDKLDRQVIKHKEKMKKH; encoded by the coding sequence ATGCAAATTAATCTTACTGGTCATCATATCGATATCACTGAGTCTCTACGTGAGTATGTGGACACAAAATTTGCTAAGTTAGAGCGCCATTTTGACCATATCACCAACGTTCACGTCATCCTTAATGTTGAAAAAACGAATCAAAAAGCGGAAGCTACCGTGCACCTGAACGGCGGCGAGATTTTCGCTGACTCTGTTCACGATGATATGTACGCAGCCATTGATGGTTTAATCGATAAGCTTGACCGTCAGGTTATTAAACACAAAGAAAAAATGAAAAAGCATTAG
- the mlaF gene encoding phospholipid ABC transporter ATP-binding protein MlaF, with protein sequence MTQLVELKDVHFGHGNRPLYKGLSLSVPKGKVIAVMGPSGIGKTTLLKLIGGQLKPSKGSIKVAGEEVPQLSRDKLYELRKRMSMLFQSGALFTDMSVFDNVAFPLREHTELSEDIIRSVVLMKLEAVGLRGARDLMPSELSGGMARRAALARAIALDPELIMYDEPFAGQDPISMGVIVKLIKSLNESLGLTSIVVSHDVKEVLSIADYAYVIADKKIVGEGTPDELRNNNTDIIQQFLQGNADGPVAFHYSNDDFTTDLLGGDK encoded by the coding sequence GTGACACAGTTAGTTGAGTTAAAAGACGTTCATTTTGGCCATGGTAACAGACCGTTATACAAAGGTTTGTCGTTAAGTGTGCCTAAAGGAAAAGTGATAGCGGTGATGGGTCCCAGCGGTATCGGCAAAACCACACTGCTGAAACTTATTGGCGGCCAGCTCAAGCCAAGTAAAGGCAGTATTAAAGTGGCAGGTGAAGAGGTGCCTCAGTTAAGCCGGGACAAGCTTTATGAGCTTAGAAAACGCATGAGTATGCTGTTTCAAAGCGGTGCGTTGTTTACCGATATGTCGGTGTTTGACAATGTTGCTTTCCCTTTGCGTGAGCATACTGAGCTTTCAGAAGACATTATTCGCAGCGTTGTTTTGATGAAGCTGGAAGCTGTTGGGTTGCGCGGAGCAAGAGATTTAATGCCCTCTGAGTTATCCGGGGGTATGGCACGACGCGCGGCACTGGCCCGGGCTATCGCTCTCGACCCTGAATTAATTATGTACGACGAGCCTTTTGCCGGGCAGGACCCTATCTCAATGGGCGTGATCGTGAAGCTGATTAAGTCACTGAATGAATCCTTGGGTTTAACCTCCATCGTGGTCTCTCACGATGTAAAAGAAGTGTTGTCTATCGCTGATTATGCGTACGTCATAGCGGATAAGAAAATTGTTGGTGAAGGTACGCCGGACGAGCTTAGAAATAACAACACCGATATTATTCAGCAGTTTTTGCAAGGCAATGCAGATGGTCCTGTGGCGTTTCATTATTCCAATGACGACTTTACGACGGACTTACTGGGGGGCGATAAATGA
- the lptC gene encoding LPS export ABC transporter periplasmic protein LptC has translation MNWRIVGIIVLLFGAGLLLVLRPFSDDGRESAATATKLMQPDFTAYGLETKIFESDGVLAHKIRSEEMAHYNQIGLTELKQPQYSIFSEDGTETWQVTAEQGTFYDDKTLILERSVEILALQESSPIQRVMTEYLVIDLANESMSTEYPVLMRGPQVEVRGDGLSADMSAEMMELKRHVKTVFQPKS, from the coding sequence GTGAATTGGCGCATCGTCGGTATTATCGTTCTTCTGTTTGGTGCCGGACTACTGCTCGTTCTGCGCCCCTTTAGTGACGATGGCAGAGAAAGCGCTGCCACGGCGACAAAACTGATGCAGCCAGATTTTACCGCCTACGGACTTGAAACCAAAATATTCGAAAGTGATGGCGTCCTGGCGCATAAGATTCGCTCAGAAGAAATGGCTCACTACAACCAAATAGGTTTAACCGAGCTCAAGCAGCCTCAATACTCAATATTTTCGGAAGACGGCACAGAGACCTGGCAAGTCACCGCCGAGCAAGGTACCTTTTACGATGATAAAACGCTGATTCTGGAGCGTAGCGTTGAAATATTAGCGTTGCAGGAAAGTTCTCCCATACAGCGCGTTATGACAGAATATCTGGTTATCGACTTAGCCAATGAATCAATGAGCACTGAATACCCGGTATTAATGCGAGGTCCGCAAGTGGAAGTTCGCGGAGATGGTTTAAGCGCCGACATGAGCGCAGAAATGATGGAGTTAAAACGACATGTTAAAACGGTTTTCCAGCCTAAGTCTTAG
- the mlaD gene encoding outer membrane lipid asymmetry maintenance protein MlaD translates to MESRKTQLWVGIFVVLGVLALSFIALRAASGTMTTSGETYTLYAKFDNIGSLKVRSPVKVGGVVVGRVTNISLTGDYYEPLVEMSISKEYDEFSETSSVSVLTSGLLGEQYLGLQPGFIDDSVSMLEDGDSITDTKSALVLENLIGQFLFSQGND, encoded by the coding sequence ATGGAATCAAGAAAAACACAGTTATGGGTAGGTATTTTTGTTGTACTGGGCGTGTTGGCGCTGTCTTTTATTGCGTTGCGAGCGGCCAGCGGCACCATGACCACATCGGGTGAAACCTACACGCTTTATGCAAAATTCGACAATATTGGTAGCTTGAAAGTACGTTCGCCGGTGAAAGTGGGGGGCGTTGTTGTTGGCCGAGTGACCAATATTTCGTTGACCGGAGACTATTACGAGCCATTAGTTGAAATGTCTATCAGTAAAGAATACGACGAATTTTCCGAGACCAGCTCTGTTTCTGTTCTGACTTCTGGCTTATTGGGCGAGCAGTATTTAGGCTTACAACCAGGTTTTATTGATGACAGCGTCAGCATGCTTGAAGACGGGGATTCAATTACGGATACCAAGTCAGCATTAGTGCTAGAGAACTTAATTGGTCAATTCTTATTTAGTCAGGGCAATGATTAG
- a CDS encoding BolA family protein, producing MNEEQLKTLLNDALDLSELYVKVDGANVEIIAVSEAFESMNKVKRQQAIYAPLNPHIASGEIHAVSIKAYTPDDWARDKKLMMP from the coding sequence ATGAATGAAGAACAGTTAAAAACATTACTCAACGACGCACTCGATCTCAGTGAACTCTACGTTAAAGTTGACGGCGCCAATGTTGAGATTATCGCCGTCAGTGAAGCGTTCGAAAGTATGAACAAAGTGAAGCGTCAGCAAGCTATTTACGCACCGCTGAACCCTCATATTGCCAGTGGTGAAATCCACGCGGTATCCATAAAAGCGTACACGCCAGATGACTGGGCGCGTGATAAAAAACTGATGATGCCTTAA